A genomic window from Dechloromonas sp. A34 includes:
- the hslV gene encoding ATP-dependent protease subunit HslV, producing MEQYHGTTILSVRRGNSVAMAGDGQVTLGNIVIKATAKKVRRLYQGRILAGFAGGTADAFTLFERFEAKLDKHQGNLLRSAVELAKDWRTDRALRRLEAMLSVADKEVSLIITGNGDVLEPEQGIVAIGSGGSYAQSAARALLENTDLSPRDIVTKSLEIAGDICIYTNRNFTIEVLE from the coding sequence ATGGAGCAATATCACGGCACGACGATTCTGTCGGTGCGACGGGGTAACTCGGTCGCCATGGCGGGGGACGGTCAGGTTACGTTGGGCAATATCGTCATCAAGGCCACTGCGAAGAAGGTCCGGCGGCTTTACCAAGGCCGCATCCTGGCCGGCTTTGCCGGCGGTACGGCCGATGCCTTTACGCTGTTCGAACGCTTCGAGGCCAAGCTCGACAAGCACCAGGGCAACCTCTTGCGCTCGGCCGTCGAACTGGCCAAGGACTGGCGGACCGACCGCGCCTTGCGCCGGCTGGAGGCCATGCTTTCGGTCGCCGACAAGGAGGTCTCGCTGATCATCACCGGTAACGGCGACGTGCTCGAGCCGGAGCAGGGCATCGTCGCCATCGGTTCCGGCGGATCCTATGCCCAGAGTGCGGCGCGGGCGTTGCTTGAGAACACCGATCTGTCGCCGCGCGACATCGTCACCAAGTCGCTGGAAATTGCCGGCGACATCTGCATCTATACCAACCGTAACTTTACGATCGAGGTCCTGGAATGA
- a CDS encoding metal ABC transporter permease, translated as MWNEVFLIPFLTGLGLAILLPVLGCYLRLRDEWLAALAYSHIAAAGALLALVGGAMPALGGVLAAGLAGAGKRLFARRLAGGASYALLLLGGWAVAVLLAANHPLAERLGHALFDGQLYFSGSEQLWLVAGGGAVALLLLRTISRHLLLANVYPDFFRIRGIRTWPTQTGFDVLAALVLALATMSMGVMGAFALVFIPPWLAFRRASNWQAGLRVSLLVGIIAYVAAFLLALGLDQPFGPVLALVLIVIGLVIA; from the coding sequence ATGTGGAATGAGGTCTTCCTGATTCCCTTCCTGACCGGATTGGGACTCGCCATTCTCTTGCCCGTGCTCGGTTGTTATCTGCGCTTGCGCGACGAGTGGCTGGCGGCGCTGGCTTACTCGCACATCGCCGCCGCGGGAGCGCTGCTCGCCTTGGTTGGCGGCGCAATGCCGGCGCTCGGGGGAGTCCTCGCGGCGGGTCTGGCTGGCGCCGGGAAGCGGCTGTTTGCCCGTCGCCTGGCAGGCGGGGCGAGTTATGCCCTGTTATTGCTCGGGGGCTGGGCGGTGGCCGTCTTGCTGGCGGCCAACCATCCGCTGGCCGAGCGACTCGGTCATGCCTTGTTCGATGGCCAACTCTATTTTTCGGGCAGCGAGCAACTGTGGCTGGTGGCGGGCGGCGGGGCGGTGGCGCTTCTTCTCTTGCGAACAATTTCCCGACATCTGCTGCTGGCCAATGTCTATCCGGATTTTTTCCGGATTCGCGGCATCCGCACCTGGCCGACCCAGACCGGCTTTGACGTGCTGGCTGCTCTGGTGCTGGCACTGGCGACGATGAGCATGGGGGTCATGGGGGCGTTCGCCCTGGTTTTCATTCCGCCCTGGCTGGCGTTTCGCCGGGCGTCCAACTGGCAGGCGGGCCTGCGCGTCTCGTTGCTGGTCGGCATCATCGCCTACGTTGCGGCGTTCCTGCTGGCACTTGGCCTGGACCAGCCGTTTGGCCCGGTGCTGGCGCTTGTCCTGATTGTCATAGGCTTGGTCATTGCGTGA
- a CDS encoding ABC transporter ATP-binding protein, with protein sequence MNTLLELEQLVAGWQQPATLPLDLVLGAGEIVGLTGPNGVGKSTLLAAVAGRARVFSGRLRQRPGLRLALQTQDVPPVDGLPLSGRELLTLTGASADGLPPWLAERIDLRLDRLSGGQRHYLTLWAVLQAPADLVLLDEPTNNLDAAGVAHLTAHLRERAEAGAGMLVVSHDAAFVEAVCDRVLVLGGRDVE encoded by the coding sequence GTGAACACCTTGCTTGAACTCGAACAGCTGGTTGCCGGGTGGCAGCAGCCGGCTACCCTGCCCCTAGACCTGGTCCTGGGGGCCGGCGAGATCGTTGGGCTGACCGGCCCCAACGGGGTCGGGAAGAGCACCTTGCTCGCCGCCGTCGCCGGGCGGGCCCGGGTCTTTTCCGGGAGGCTGCGTCAACGCCCTGGCTTACGTCTCGCCCTGCAGACGCAGGATGTGCCGCCGGTTGACGGCCTGCCGCTCTCCGGCCGCGAGTTGCTGACGCTGACTGGCGCTAGCGCCGACGGCCTGCCGCCCTGGCTCGCCGAGCGCATCGACCTGCGCCTGGACCGCCTGTCCGGCGGCCAGCGCCACTATCTGACGCTGTGGGCCGTTCTCCAAGCGCCGGCTGACCTCGTGCTGCTCGACGAGCCGACCAATAATCTCGATGCCGCCGGTGTCGCCCATCTGACCGCCCACTTGCGCGAGCGCGCCGAGGCCGGGGCGGGCATGCTCGTGGTCAGCCACGATGCCGCCTTCGTCGAGGCCGTTTGCGATCGAGTACTGGTGCTAGGGGGCCGCGATGTGGAATGA